TATAGATTTTCGCTACATTATCAACTTGCTGGACCCTATTCACACACACGTATGGATAGAGTTGAAGAACATTCAATTTTGATTTTCATGAGAGGCGCGACTTTTGGGAGCTGCTGTAACAACGCCAAGATAACGTATCAGCATCAAATTAATAGCCGTCAATAATGAATTTCTTCCTTCATCAACAACTTGTTCTCTATATTGGATAAGCCAATTGTTAAGCTCGAgatcatctttatttttattttttcaaaaaaaaaggttgaaaaatacCAATTTTAGTTTTATCAACAAGTTTCTTTTTAgttaaattaacaataaaatggTATGGTTATTATTAGTTTGATTTGAGTTTGGAAAATAAGCAGTCAACCTCAATATGAAAAATAGCAATAGGAATAGGTGGAGGGCGGGATCCACGACCACATTGTGTGGTGGGGCAGCAATGCAGTTGCAATTCTGGGACGTACACCTCCAGATATTTTCTTCTCAACATGGCTGCTTGTTTGCTTGATGTGAGATTTCGCGCCTCGCCGCATTATTATATATAGACCccaatttatatttgattttcattcttgaattattgatttttgttaatttattgtATATAAATGGATgcaatttaatgataaattttagcATTGTTACCTAACTTCTGAATTCTTGCTAATTATAATGATCAAAGcctattaattgaattatttgataTAAAAAGTAGATGagataaaaagagaaaagaagaaaaagatatAATGTATTAGCTGTTGGTCATATTTGATATGGAATGTGAGGGTTGCTTAATACATATATCCAATCATCATGGATGGGGGGGGGGACAGTGTGTGGGAAATATTGGTATGTAATAAAAGAGTAGTTCCAGCTGGAGGTATCTCCGAAAGTACATGAATTATTGGGTGGGCTTTAggattatttataatttgaggtaAATAGATGAGGGGGATCTTGACAACTCTTACTTACAGCCAATCGATTACATGGTGCATAGGCATACAATTGAATTTGAATGTGGGCTCACTCTCATCatcctctcttttttctttttataatttttgttccAAACGCTTTGATCAATATTTGATATGACAAGctctttttttttggttgaaGATTCAATGGCAAAGGCGAGTCCACATAAAATCAGagtctaaatctatgattttatAGATCATATTGGTGTTTGTAATTGTCAAGGGTCGTTTTCGTGAGTTTTGGCCTGTCATCCATTACCCATTACCCATTACCCATTTTCCATAACCCCGCTTCCTTTCTCTTGTCTTCTTCACCACACCCTTTTTTATTAATGCTGCAGAAAAACAAAGGGGAAGGGGATGGGGGGATTTGAAGGAAGGGGCAATGCGCATGTGTTGGTAGCTACAACAACGATTGATGATTGGCATTCACAAATGGTGCGGCCCAGACTTCCGATCCCCAGTCCCACTCAAACTCGTGCCAATCCTTAAACTATAATAAGTGTACCCAAAACATCTGCCAGTTCAAAAGTTTAATCTAAAGTGAAAtccttaataaataataataataaagtagacACTGCTTTTCTTTATTATCGATTTCCAAACATTGATTTCTCCAAGGATTTTTACCAACACTTGTTTTCACGTCAACTATTATATTCAAAGTGACGTATTCAATCTTTTCTCTTTGTAATAGATGTGAAGGACAATCAATGATAGACAAGTCTTCTTGATATTACTGCTACTAATCATAAATTTAACTCATTCTAAATgacaccaaaaaagaaaaagagccgATATAAAGTtaaaaggctaaatttgttattttaaaaaaaatgttaaacaaaTGAAAGGAAAGTAAAGATTattataattactttttttttaaattctattttttatataaaataatttatgaaaaatgattaaggggatgggaaaattttttttacataattatcCTTTACTCTTGTTTTCAACATTCTCCTCATAAAAAAAATGGAGTAATTCAAAGGAAAATACTCTCCTTGACTTAGTAAAAAGATTCATCCAAAGAAGAGAAATGTGCTTATTTTCCCTCACTTTCCTATCTTTTAATCTAATCCAAATACAAGAGTAGTCTTGTAGATTTTCACAACATGTTATTCGGGTGGTATATAATAcccaaatttaatattatatatttaaaaattaaatttttaaaggtaTATTGATGTTTGAgccttttaaaatatttattctgaAATTATAAATTTCGGTAACACTTTTTATCTAAACCTCATtcattagtattatttttattttttaatcaagtAGGTATATTTATGTTAACTGATCAATTAAGTTATACCTTTTTGAAGTCGAGACATTAATTCTTTAATGCTTACTTAAAAAGATATGGTGTTTTCTCTATTTTGGCAACCTCACAATAAATTATTGTTTAacaattagaatttttaaaaatttaaatagcaGTACATTTTTTAACTCCTCCAATTTTGTGTAGCTCTATTCATGGTTTAGGTAACCCACTCGTTATAGGTTTGGGCAGAATGTTTTGCCTTTgttaaataaattgcaaaaatatttttatttaaatttcattgtaaaaatgtataaaattatatattttaatttttaaataatgaaatgagCTATTTGAAATTATTGGATTAAACTGTGCTCCAATTTGAACATTTTCTAAATCATAAACTAACCTATCTCAACTCATGAACATCTTTAATTTCAATCTCCTTTTATCACTGTTCTTGACTTCACCCGTGTATTATAATCTCAAACTCAGATTTAGTGACGGGCAATTCGATGGGCACGTAAGCATAATAGGTGGGCAGAAACTGATGTGATGAAGGCCTATCACACCTGGGGGAACATTGTCACTAGCATCCTCTTAATTCTTCCTATGTAATGGTACGGCCATGGTGAAGCATCCTCAAATGCTTGATTTGTCACTTCATAAAATTAGAACAACACATCCCGAATTTCCTCTCAACATTTATTTCTACCTCCAAATGCAGAAGCCCAACAATATCCTAAGCTTTAAGAAGATTTATTTTTGTCTTGTATTCACCTATATTCAGTAGTCTTGGAAAATCAAGTTAAATTAAATCTTTAAACGAGATGCAAAGCTCTATTATTGTTGTTCTATAACTTAAGAGACATTGATGACTATGACATGATTATAACTTAAAAGGAACAAATATTACTTGTAATAATCATGGCAAGAAAACGCATTCCACCCATACAGACACACGAACACATCCGCTTGTTAAATATGAATGAAAAGCTAAAAGTTACCGTGCCAGGATACGAATTTGAAAAGAGTTAATTTATAAGTAAATCCGAATTACATAAGTTTTCACTATAACGCAACCTCATTAGGCTTTTATACTTCCACTAAATAATATCTTTCCAATTAGATATTTGAAATCTATTGGGTTTACAATATCAGAACGATTGGGCCTGAGGCCAAGACTTAAGCTATGGGTAGACAATAGGCATATATGCCGGGACCGATGAGTCGTTTTAACTTGCcaaatttatggtgaaattttagAAAGCAAAGGAAACAAGAACCAGTGTGCATTATCAACACTAAAAAGAAGACCCCTTCATTCCAACTAAAGTGAAAATTATCATGCTATCATAAGATTCTTGGGTGCAACAACACAAATGCATGATCGATAATTCAATAGTTATCAATTGTAAACCGTAAAATATAGACATAGCTGAAAATTGGTTGAATGACAATCACTTGATCTTTGTGAAAATTGGATGAGGGCAAACGAATACCTAATATGGTTAAGGCAAGTTTTAATGGCTGGGCAGTACAGAAAACACACTACCCAGCAGGCATTGTGAGTATCCTTATAATTCCAGCTGCTGTCCTAAAATGCACTTCAAAAGCTGCTTCTGGAAAACAAATGTTTATGTCCTTTCTCCATAAGAGTTCTCAAGGACTGGAACCCCTGGCCCATAAATCAATCGGCAACGTTCACTGAATGAGCTGATCATTCGGGACACCACTTCCTTAAAAAACATGGATGCCACCTGTTACACACACCAAAATATTAGGATGATCCAAGACTATTCAAGTTACCTCagataaaattttccttttttaaaccTATCTATTATAAAGcaataaaattaatagttaaaacTCTGTTGGTCCTtggatatttatatatttgaaaccGAAAATATGCACTCTCAAGCAATAAAATGCTTTGAAACCCATCTAGCTGACAATATGGATGCAGTTATATTAAAAAAGAACAGAAGGGAAGAAGGTTCAGGTGGTTAACAAGAATCTAAAACAACTACTCAAGGGCTGGCAACATTTCATCAAaggagaaaagaaataataagtcAAAAAACAAACAGCAGAGTGATTGTTACACGCATACCACAAGAGGGAAAATCAAGTATTGGTAATGACCTATAAACGCCCTATGGCCTATTAGGACATTACCTGCCGATAGAGTGGTGACTGGAACTTAAAGTCCACAAGAAAGTAAAGGCTGCAACTTCCTGGGACTGGTCCAGGATTGAATTCCCAAATGTTTATCAAATGATCGAAAAGGCTACTTTGTGATGCAGTTGACTGCAAAAACATTATACAGGGTCAGATCATCAGtaagggaaaaaattaaattcatggacaaaaaaaaaagggatcatctaTACAGACATGAGCCAAGTAATATCCTTTTTATAATTTACAAGTACAAAATAGTAGCCCGCAGATGCCATAGACAGGGACTAAGAAAAGACTCTTCGTATTATCCAGCCAAGAGGAAACCCTAGTTAAAAGCAATCAATATGAAGTAGCATGCCATTGCAATCCTAAGGAGCAAAAGAGATCACATACATACTCCACGAGCATACaggttaaacaaataaaaatccaCTATAAGATAACTTGAAATGGTACCCAAAACATTCAGGCAAACTTTCGAGTTTGAGATTGTTTTGACTGGAAATAAGATGATTTCTTTCTAAGTTGAGGCTACATGGCAATGGATTCTAACTTCAATATTTTGGGAGAAGGGAGAGTGACAAAAACATGTGCTGCTGTCCAATGGCTTCATTCCAGTTTTGGTGAGGTTATGTTCAAAACATTAAGTATCATATCTCAATCATGCCCAGTTCACCCTAATCCAAAATTTGGCATCTGAATCCCCCTAAATGCATTGCATAGAGTTCACATAAGTTGCACCGGAAACATTCTCAGACAGGCAACCAATCTACATCAAGAACTACTCTATTCCGTAAATATATAGGACAATGAAGGCTTTAACAGTTTGCAAGTAGCATATCCAGAGAAAGACAATAGCATGCTCAATGTAAATGTtgtcactcatcttcaatttcatgAAATGGCAAAGCATGCAAAAAGGTTTACAACTAAACAGCGTATTGAAATTCAACTCCATTCTCAAAGTATCTACCAaataaaatgtgttgtatttagcATATTGCAATATTTTCAAGCATCAAATATCCAATATCTTAATACAATAGACATCGCTAAGTAGATACCATCAGCTTACAGAACACATAAAAGCCAAGCAAAGAGAAAGCAGCAGTTTTAAATATAAGGGTGAAATTCACTGCTATTACCTTCACAAACTTTGGCCTGCTTAATTCTACATGAGAAACATAACTCTCAACCAGAAACTTAAAACCAATCTCTAATTCAGCATCAAACGATCCATCTGGATAGTGTTTAATTACGTCAGACCGCTGACACCAAGGAACAAATCCGTGATACAAATCAACAGCTGCGACCACATCAAATAATTGTTCTGGCGAATACCTAGTTATCAACAAAATCATCATAATCCAATAAGAAATCTAATGCTAATACTAACTTAAATCTCTTAACGGAAGTAAAACAAGCTTTATTCAAGAGaagattttttataaaattaccccatGACGATCCTTTCCTCGTAAACTTTAGATAAAACACCGCCTTCTTCGCCGTCACCACAGCCTAAAAATTGTCTCCTTTGGAGAGTATAATGATTGAAAAAATAGTTTAATGGAACAATGGAATCCACCTTGCGAGAACCAAGTAACGGGTGAACCGACGGCATTTGGATACCGGAAATACTAGTAACCCATCGGATTTGACCGAAGTTCCCGGTCCGCCCTCCGTTCTTTGCGTGCCTAACAAACTGGTTAATCACATTTCTACGGGATATTACCGACCCGACCGCCTTTGAGGTCGATAAAAATGGCGGCATTGCAAGTTTCAGGAATTAGCCAATTAGGCACGAATTGAAACTGTTAGGTATAAAAAGATTGGGGGGTTAAAATCAATGATGAAGACTAATGTGTAGAAGGTATAggaaatctttaaaaaaaaaaggaaaaaaggaaaccCTAAGTTGACAGGGAAAGAGGGAAAGAAAAGATACGTCGTTTAGAAGAACAAGGACAAGTTTACCATAGAAATTTCTTTGTTTGGGACATGGAGTGAGGTTCCTGGATATTCCCggtttcaatttccaatttaaggGTTGCGTGATAAGTTTCTAGATTAATATCATTTTTGGTTTCtctgaaggaaaaaaaaaacgaaagagaaaaactaatataaattttaattttctctaAATTTAAGAATTTgagaattttctctaattttgattttgaaaatgatgCTGGCTATTAATtatttctagattttttttttatttttttgaggaatttctagatttttttattataaattacatatGAAATGTGACGTAGATTATCAGGTCATGATATttcaaagaaatataaaaaatttaaaatgaaaatgataaaattaaaatagtgaaagttaaattattaatattatatcttcGTTATCTATAATTTCACAGGCAAGGCGTGAAAGTTAGttttttataaacaaaaaaaaaagaaaatcaaagattaGCCCTCAACCTCAATACCAAAGCCCATGGGCCATAAGGTCAAATGGCAGCTGATCTACAATTAGCTTAACCAAACCATAAAGCAGATTCCAAATTTACTTGTCCTTCCTTCTTTTTTGACAATGAATCTGTTCCACCTcctcaacttataacaatattcACACGCAACACACACTAAACGGTGTAAGTACGTACACGGAATCAAGAAATAATGATAAAACAATTTTGCTTAAGTGTAACAAATATATCACAAATGCGAATACGGTAATCACAACAATTGAACAAATTGTCTGAGTAATCGTAAAATAGAATCAAATCATTACAACACAAACAtgctaaaaattaatataatctaAATTAAAGTCAAAAAACTAGACTAAAAATTTCAATGTATGATAAAATTGATATAATTGCGCATGACAAAACATATTTGTACTTAAATCTTAAAAGACAATACCATAGAGAAGAAGAATCATGActcccaaaaaataattaatttttatcaatagtGAAATAAATGTACTTGCAAACGATCCTGGTCCAAATTAGTTCTTATGTTATTGAAACAAAAATCGAACGAAACTAATTCTACACTATTTAATTTCTCGATCCAAATTGAATAACAACTTAGTTAAGAAATAATAGAGAAACCCCAAATCCAATCGTTATCATCATGGCTACGGTTTACCTCAATAGTGCGATTAAAGCTTATGAGAGCTAATGTAATCACTAACTACTAATGCAAAATAATTTGGTGACGAGAATCGAGAGCATCACGACGCCAACTTATAACGTGTATGTTGGATGGAAGATCCGGAAGATATCACAATAAAAATTCTCCATCTTCTTATCGTATGGGTTTCTCATTTGTAGTGTCTTGGACTAAAGAGAAATTACTTGGGGTGACTTGGGAAATCCAATCAGTATGGAATGATATCAACTTTGTTAAGTTAGGATTGTAGGTATTTTTTCTTATTGTATTCCCTATATGTTTTCACTTTGTTCATAACAAAGATTTTGTCTTctcatattaaataaataaacgaacCATGGATTtttgttttaacattttaattaaaatcatgtttgatttttatatataattttttatagttgtggcaatactaaaaaaacaaataagatcataatttaactattaaaataatatcatttacaATTTAAAAGAACCATATATGAAAACTGCAAAATAGGACACAGCAAACTATCTGCAACGCATTGCTCTACTTTACCCATTGTAGTTTCACTAAAAATTAGTATAAACCTTTTGTTACACTATGAAGATGATAACAAAGTATCCATTCTGAGTTCAAAAACTGCTATGGCAATAGTATGCACATATAGAAGGACAGGGTAGACCAAAATATTCTCAGATCAAAGTATCCATTCTGAGTTCAAAAACTGCTATGGCAATAGTATGCACATTTAGAAGGACAGGGTAGACCAAAATATTCTCAGATCATACCATCACTGCCTGTGCAagtgtataaatttatatatcaacAATGCTTTAAATTTGAACCCTATAACTCCTCTTTCTGGCACTAAATACCAATGTCGGCCGCACTTGTTTATATTTGCAAGGAAAAAAACTGCCCTCTATGAACTACTCCTATCTGTCTCTTTGTTAGTGTCATTCCTTTATACGTACGCAAATGCAAGTAACACAAGCATTGAGTATGAAGTCACaaaagtttttaatatttatagagtATCCTTGGGTTTGCTCACTATATCAGGATGTAACTAAACAAAACATCTGCTATTTTCCAAATGAATATTCACTGGTGGAAGCTCTTTATCTAGCTGCCGTGCCAATACATGTTAAGCTAGGTACTTCTGCTAAAGCAGGCTTCACCTTAAGGATGAAACTAAAAaacagaaaaatgaaaaagtattCAGAAACTTAGGACTAAAGAGGTGATCATTAATCAATGGCAATGCTAACAATTTGATCTCATCATTACATGAAGCAACAGTTACCAAAGGTTTCAGCTTCTTGGAGCTACATTCTCATTGCTAGCCTTTTCACCTTTTTCCTCATCTACGAAGTTCTGATCAGACACCTCTGCAAACAAAAACTCCAGCCAAAGTTCTGATAATCttgaataaaatgttcattttgatacatatatatagaaaTGGTGATTATAATAGATATGAAAAATATTAGTGAAAGCACTTCAATTTAAACGTTGACATATGGACCATTCAATTTTAAATCATCATGCACACACCGATATACCAGTGCGGACATCTGTTGTAGTACTGCCAAGTGAAATAAAGTTATCTTCACAATCTCGGCCAACTATGggtaatgagatgcatgaaagtGTTCAtttaaattgtttgtttttaCCTCTGGTTGAAGCATTGCCTTGAAGACTAGAGGAGGCTAAGACACATGACTTAGATCCAGATCTGAACTGCTGGATCCAAGGGCTTCCCACAAAAGAACGAGAGCCATTAGTTTTATTAGGTTGAAATCCAGGTCTTTCGAAATTGATCTTCTTCCAGCAACCACCTCGAAGAACTTTAAACTGCAGTATAGATGGGAAGAAAGCAGTATATAAGACTTTGCATAGGGAATTCAGAGGAACACCATCATTATGAAGGAGCAGAGATCAGCCTTGAACCTGGCCAGAAGAGGTACAGTGTATTTGCCTTGATGATTTTGGTCTTTCCAATTTCTCCTTTTGTGAGTTccagccaacaagattcacagaATCATATAACTGGTTAATAAATGACGCTTCCATGGAATTAAGGTATAAACTGTGCTTTTCATCTGTCCATTCAGTAGAGGTAGACTCTGCCACCACAGAACTCTGTTGTATTATCATCAACAGACATCATCAGCAAGTTATTGCAAAAGGGAAGAAATTAAAACAGTACGTAATTCTTGCCAGCAACCAGATTAGAAAACAACAAtccaaaattaaagtaaataaataccaaatataaAACTAATGCTCAAAAGAAGAACGGttgtaaatgaaaaattaaaagaagatgcatgcttgaaaataaacaaataaaaaattagccTATAAAAGTGTTTTATTAGTATATTAGGTGGTTTTAAAGTGAAGCAAGGAAATTGAGCTGCAAACCCATGTGAAAATTACACTAGTCAACTGAGAGGGAGACGCCTCTAGACTCCTCCGAGGCTCAATTCTGTTGATACCCTCCATGCAAAAAAACACCTTAAGAAAAGATCCCCAGAGCGATGAAGACAAATATATTTGAAGGGAGGGGTAGAGATGATGGCAGGTGAGATGTACTGAAAAGGTGATCAGTCGAGGAATGAGGATTGACAAAAGAAAGTTACACTTGTCATCACTTTTACACGTGTCATAGGACTTTCACATAGCCACGTCACTCCTTAAAACAAGCGCCAGATATTTGTTGGAGTGTTCAAAATATCTCCTCCCTCCCTCGCTCTCTTTCTCTCCTTTTCGCTTAACTTCGGAGATAAGATTATGTAGCagtactttcttttttttccttcaactatttcctatttcttatttcttatttataTTTGGATTTGTTTATGtaaaagatatttttataataagaCCCTAGTCATCTAATCATAAGGACAATCCTATCAACTATAATTAATAATATCTTGACGTTTATAGGTACTAAGTTGAAATATTGAAGTTTGAATtaggaattttattttttctcatttttcttttcaaaatcctCTTCAGCCTTCCAAAAAGTAATTTATTATTAGGGAAAATTGTCGCATCAAAAACACATTGGCAATATGATCAATTTTTTACACTTTTACATTGGAGTATAAAAACCATTTATCGAAATtcatttaatatgtatatatctgTCTTAAGTTTAAAGTGTCTATGATCAGCTGTATTAACACCACTAACGGTTAATAATTTTCGCAAATGAAAAGTCCTAATTAATTTTTTCGTCATTGAGGAATTAACAATGTCAACTTTTTTAACTAAAGGGCCTTTTACCAAGCCAATTTAAATGAGGGTTTTGCTGAAGTTTTTAGTTGAAACTTGAAACATAAAGATGTTGATGTCCATTTAGGATTTCGTTAAACATTATACttaattcttaaaatttcataaaacttCAAATTGAATGTTAGTCCAAccattaaaatattcaatattattgTCACCGTTTAAAATCgaaataattattctaatttcAACCAAGTGCAAAATATTTGGctaagtaaaaaaaatcatatataattcAACCTTCATGAATACCATAGTAACAAGTAACTCTAAAAGAAAACTTATTCAAAGCAATATTCtccatatatacattttaataaataataatagaaacaaCAATCactactttaaaaataaaatccaaaacaatTAATTTCGAATCCTCCAAAATTTCAGAGAACAAAATGGAATCAAACTACAGCGGTCAAGATGACTTCCTTCCACCTGACTTTATGTCTTCCAAGAAGCACTTCTTTCACAAATTCGATCCCATATGATAGCAAGCAACCCTTTTGGGCTTTGGCGTAGTGAGTGTTCCTCAATCATCATGGGATGAAACAAAAAGATTAGACGGACAGACAGACAGTGCTCTGTCTGATTCAAGTTTTCAAGGGaactaattgattatcaagtgaaGCCTCCATTTTCCACCTTTTGCAAATATACGAGTACTATAGTTGTACGTATCTGCTGCCTGACAACTTGTTTGAGCACTAAGCAAATCCTCCACTAATGTATAGTTTTGTACGAGGGAAATAAGGTGCCCGAGTTTTATCATACATACATTCTCAAATTTGATTTTGTAATAAGCTTGAATCTCGGCCGTTGATGTAAAGTAAGTTGTATCATTAGATTTAGGGacataatttgaatatattttaaagtatttattCAAACACTTGATGTGCactatttttctatttcattcGTGACTTCttacttttactttatttttgatatcttaaaaaattttcaatttttttttattttccgaGAGTGACTTATCTTTAGCTTTGTATTCTGGGGAAGGCCTATGAAATTTGAATTTCGTCAAAACTGAACGTGATCAGAGTGGTAGTAACATTTCTGCTCAAGCGTCTAAGGCTGTAAATGAACTGAGCTTAAACGAACAAACCTCTGTTCatgttcgtttgtttatttttaagcttgttcGTGTTCAGTTTGTGTTC
The genomic region above belongs to Gossypium hirsutum isolate 1008001.06 chromosome D05, Gossypium_hirsutum_v2.1, whole genome shotgun sequence and contains:
- the LOC107905570 gene encoding coenzyme Q-binding protein COQ10 homolog, mitochondrial encodes the protein MPPFLSTSKAVGSVISRRNVINQFVRHAKNGGRTGNFGQIRWVTSISGIQMPSVHPLLGSRKVDSIVPLNYFFNHYTLQRRQFLGCGDGEEGGVLSKVYEERIVMGYSPEQLFDVVAAVDLYHGFVPWCQRSDVIKHYPDGSFDAELEIGFKFLVESYVSHVELSRPKFVKSTASQSSLFDHLINIWEFNPGPVPGSCSLYFLVDFKFQSPLYRQVASMFFKEVVSRMISSFSERCRLIYGPGVPVLENSYGERT
- the LOC107905573 gene encoding cold-regulated protein 27 isoform X1; the encoded protein is MEGINRIEPRRSLEASPSQLTSVIFTWSSVVAESTSTEWTDEKHSLYLNSMEASFINQLYDSVNLVGWNSQKEKLERPKSSRQIHCTSSGQFKVLRGGCWKKINFERPGFQPNKTNGSRSFVGSPWIQQFRSGSKSCVLASSSLQGNASTRELWLEFLFAEVSDQNFVDEEKGEKASNENVAPRS
- the LOC107905573 gene encoding cold-regulated protein 27 isoform X3; translation: MEGINRIEPRRSLEASPSQLTSVIFTWSSVVAESTSTEWTDEKHSLYLNSMEASFINQLYDSVNLVGWNSQKEKLERPKSSRQIHCTSSGQFKVLRGGCWKKINFERPGFQPNKTNGSRSFVGSPWIQQFRSGSKSCVLASSSLQGNASTREVSDQNFVDEEKGEKASNENVAPRS
- the LOC107905573 gene encoding cold-regulated protein 27 isoform X2 — translated: MEGINRIEPRRSLEASPSQLTSSSVVAESTSTEWTDEKHSLYLNSMEASFINQLYDSVNLVGWNSQKEKLERPKSSRQIHCTSSGQFKVLRGGCWKKINFERPGFQPNKTNGSRSFVGSPWIQQFRSGSKSCVLASSSLQGNASTRELWLEFLFAEVSDQNFVDEEKGEKASNENVAPRS
- the LOC107905573 gene encoding cold-regulated protein 27 isoform X4; translation: MEGINRIEPRRSLEASPSQLTSSSVVAESTSTEWTDEKHSLYLNSMEASFINQLYDSVNLVGWNSQKEKLERPKSSRQIHCTSSGQFKVLRGGCWKKINFERPGFQPNKTNGSRSFVGSPWIQQFRSGSKSCVLASSSLQGNASTREVSDQNFVDEEKGEKASNENVAPRS